In Streptomyces sp. NBC_00448, the following are encoded in one genomic region:
- a CDS encoding lipid II flippase MurJ, producing MNDREAGFVKGTRGTPQDVWTHPADAPEAACPPAALAYAGTEPPDVWAPPPEPIDVPPPRPRDPGTAREPSSRMAHAAAATAGLSIAGSVLGLVRDQGIAHLFGAGAESDAFLVAWTIPEIAATVLIEDAMALLMVPAFSAALARGEGPHALIRGTLPRLLAALALLTAALAAGAPWVVHVLAPGIADPTTAVACTRLTALTVLTFGIAGYLSAALRAHRRFVAPAAIYVAYNTGIVAVLFALHGRFGVRAAAAGVAVGGVLMIAAQLPSFLRVLRSTPVGPAGPRPDNPLGLALLAPVIVFTLSRQAQVLVERFFAAPLPAGAISHLNYAEKVAQLPMALSVMIVTVTFPVLSRALADGDREQARRRVERDLALACLVVLLGTSYVIACAPQITEVLFQRGEFTAVDTADTATVMRVYALGLLGQSLVGALVRPYFSAAGPTWYPAAAMGLGLAVTAAADAAAVGPWGAYGIAAGNALGITVTAALLLRGLGAHTVAVRVAAVAPRIGRIALAALCATAAGWALAHRLPDPAVAAAACAVAVPVVFAGAALAARVPEVPYLLATVTRKGRP from the coding sequence ATGAACGACAGGGAAGCAGGGTTCGTCAAAGGCACCCGGGGCACCCCTCAGGACGTCTGGACCCACCCGGCCGACGCACCCGAAGCCGCCTGCCCGCCGGCCGCATTGGCGTACGCCGGCACCGAACCCCCCGACGTGTGGGCGCCCCCGCCCGAGCCGATCGACGTACCGCCGCCCCGGCCGCGCGACCCGGGCACGGCCCGGGAACCCTCCTCCCGGATGGCCCACGCCGCCGCGGCCACCGCGGGACTGAGCATCGCGGGCTCCGTCCTCGGCCTCGTCCGCGACCAGGGCATCGCCCACCTCTTCGGCGCGGGCGCGGAGAGCGACGCGTTCCTCGTCGCGTGGACCATCCCCGAGATCGCGGCGACCGTCCTGATCGAGGACGCGATGGCCCTGCTGATGGTGCCCGCGTTCAGCGCCGCCCTCGCCCGCGGCGAGGGCCCGCACGCCCTGATCCGCGGCACCCTGCCGCGCCTGCTCGCCGCCCTGGCGCTGCTGACCGCGGCGCTCGCGGCGGGCGCCCCCTGGGTCGTACACGTGCTCGCCCCCGGCATCGCCGACCCGACCACGGCGGTGGCCTGCACCCGGCTGACCGCGCTGACCGTCCTCACCTTCGGCATCGCCGGCTACCTCAGCGCCGCGCTGCGCGCGCACCGCCGCTTCGTCGCGCCCGCCGCGATCTACGTGGCGTACAACACCGGCATCGTCGCCGTGCTCTTCGCCCTGCACGGCAGGTTCGGGGTGCGGGCGGCCGCCGCCGGGGTCGCGGTCGGCGGCGTGCTGATGATCGCGGCGCAGCTGCCTTCCTTCCTGCGGGTGTTGCGGTCCACGCCGGTCGGTCCGGCCGGGCCGCGCCCGGACAACCCGCTCGGCCTGGCGCTGCTCGCGCCGGTCATCGTCTTCACGCTCAGCCGCCAGGCGCAGGTGCTGGTCGAGCGGTTCTTCGCCGCCCCGCTGCCCGCGGGCGCCATCTCGCACCTCAACTACGCGGAGAAGGTCGCCCAGTTGCCGATGGCGCTGTCGGTGATGATCGTGACGGTCACCTTCCCGGTGCTGTCACGGGCGCTGGCCGACGGCGACCGCGAGCAGGCCAGGCGCCGGGTCGAGCGCGACCTCGCGCTCGCCTGCCTGGTGGTGCTGCTCGGCACCTCCTACGTCATCGCCTGCGCCCCGCAGATCACCGAAGTCCTCTTCCAGCGAGGTGAGTTCACCGCCGTCGACACCGCGGACACCGCCACGGTGATGCGGGTCTACGCGCTCGGCCTGCTCGGCCAGAGCCTGGTCGGGGCGCTGGTCCGGCCGTACTTCTCGGCGGCGGGCCCGACCTGGTACCCGGCCGCCGCGATGGGGCTGGGGCTGGCGGTAACCGCGGCCGCGGACGCCGCCGCGGTCGGGCCGTGGGGCGCGTACGGCATCGCGGCCGGCAACGCGCTGGGCATCACCGTGACCGCCGCCCTGCTGCTGCGGGGCCTGGGCGCGCACACCGTCGCCGTCCGGGTCGCCGCCGTGGCGCCCAGGATCGGGCGGATCGCGCTGGCCGCGCTGTGCGCCACGGCCGCCGGCTGGGCGCTGGCGCACCGGCTGCCGGACCCGGCGGTGGCCGCGGCCGCCTGCGCGGTGGCGGTGCCGGTGGTGTTCGCCGGCGCCGCGCTCGCCGCCCGGGTGCCCGAAGTCCCGTACCTTCTCGCCACCGTCACACGGAAGGGCCGCCCATGA